The sequence TATCAGTGTTACGGCCATAAGTAGTGACTAGGCTGGTAAAGCTGACGTACATAGAATGCGTAGAGGAGAATCTAATATGATCGTAGCCATCATACATGGAGTTATATTGGCCTTGGGACTTATTTTACCGCTGGGAGTGCAAAATATATTCGTATTTAATCAGGGAGCTTTACACCCCAAATTCCGCAGCGTGCTGCCGGTTATTCTGACCGCCGCTATGTGTGATACGCTGCTTATTGCCGCCGCTGTGGGTGGTGTTTCGCTGGTTATCATTTCAGTGAGCTGGGTTAGGCCTGTTGTTTATGGGGCAGGGATTCTGTTTCTAGCCTTTATGGGCTGGAAAATTTGGAGAAGTGTTCCGGCAAAGAGAGAAACGAAGCTGCTTTCATTAAAAGGCCAGGTGGGATATGCATTGTCAGTATCACTGCTGAATCCGCATGCATTAATGGATACGGTAGGGGTTATCGGTACCAATTCCTTGCAATACACAGGTGGGGAACGCTGGGCGTTCGCCGTTGCCACAGCGGGAGTTTCCTGGATTTGGTTCATCGGTCTTGCCGCAGCAGGAAGAATGCTGGGGAAGGCTGATTCCACTGGAGAAGCTGTTCGGCTGCTGAATGTTATTTCTGCATTGCTAATCTGGGGTATCGCGTTTTATATGGGCATTCAACTGTTGGGAAGCCTCTAGCCGTGATTGATTAGCATGAATTTGACAGTAATACGACAATTATAGGGAATGGACATAGAATGCTCACGGAAAGCGCTTTGAATGTTCGTTATAATTTTGAGTGTAGAATATTACTTTCACTTTTGCGAAGAGCACAGCTACGATCTCGGAATGCGTTGCGGCGACCATGGCTCTACAGGCGCGGCGCCCGAGCAAACCAATTGAGGGGGATTTGCAGAATGACCAATCAAACAGTTCCATTACTTGCCGTGCCAGAGGCGCTTAGCCGGTGGCTGAAAAGCCGGGGATTAATATACCAACTGCTAGTAGATTTCTTTGGAAGAAAACCAACACTTTCACTGGTTGCCCAGTGGAGTCGTAAAGCACAAATGAGCGTTGCAGCAGAGATGACTGAAGGTGGACGGGAGCTCAAACGCTACCTCTGCAGCCAGGAGCCAGGTGAGCTGATGCACATCTGTGAGAAAGAGACGTTTGAATACAAGCGACTGATGAATGAGCGGGCCGCCATTGTCCCGCGTGAAGCTGCCCACATGGGCTGTGCGGATGAATTCTGTAACGTGCTGTCCGATGTCTACGCTTCAGCAGGAATTGTCTTTAAGAAATGCAATGGTGATGAATCCGATGATCATATTGCCATTGAACTGGAGTTCATGGCAGTGCTGCATGAACGTATGCTCTACAACAGCTTTTCCATTAGAAGTGCTATGGAACTGCTGGAAATTCAGGAAACCTTTCTGGAAGAGCATTTACTGAAGTGGACGCCGAAGTTCTGCGAAAGACTGAATGCTGCTACAGAAAGTCCATTGTATCTTGGACTCAGCCATATGCTTGAAGAATTTTTGCCTCAGGATCTGCAAATGCTGCGGATCTGGAAGGCTTCGCTGGAGAGCAGCGCAACTACAATGGCCTAGGCAAGTAGCAGATTCTGCTGCCTGTACCAGGTTCTAATTAGTAACAAAACAAATAAAGGCACCTTCCCTAATCGGAAAGGCGCCTTTTATTTGTTTTGTTATTCTTCTACTCGTTTGCTGCGGAATTTCATCAAGAATTCGTACACGACCGGTACAACAACTAGTGTCAGCAGCGTGGAGCTGATCAATCCGCCAATGACAGTTACACCAAGTCCTTTGGAGATGATCCCGGCACTGTTTTCAAGCCCCGTAACTAGCGGCAACAGAGCGCCTATAGTAGCAAGAGCTGTCATCAGAATTGGACGCAGGCGGGTTCCCCCAGCTTCAAGCAACGCTTGACGGGTGGATAGCCCTTCCTTCTCCTTATGAATAACACGGTCGATTAGCACGATCGCATTTGTGACGACAATACCAATTAGCATCAGCGCTCCCATAAGGGAGGAGACGTTCAGTGTTTCACCTGCCAGCAATAGAGCAACGAGTGCTCCGATCACGGTGAAGGGAAGCGAGAACAGAATGGCGAAGGGGGCCAGCCCGCCACCAAAGGTAACGACAAGCACGAAATATACAATGGCGATAGCGGCTGCCATGGCAATGCCCAGTTGGCCAAAGGTATCGTTGATTTGCTCGGTCACACCACCGAAGGTAATGGTTACACCATCGGGCAGATCCATAGCATCAATCTTATCTTTTACGCTGTTTGAAGCACTGTTGACGTCAGTTGCTATAATTTCAGCAGTAACGTCTACCTTCATTTTACCGTCCATACGAGTAATGGAGTCAGGGGAAGTACCATTTTTGATGGTTGCAACTTCTCCAATAGGTACTGTAAAGCCTAGTGGCGAAGTCAGTGTAGCATCCTCCATTTCCTGAATACTGCTGTACGTATCTTTATCAGTCTGGATGTATACATTATAGTTCTTGCCGTCCACGCTCACCTCGGTCAGAACAGGAAGCGCACCGGCAGGACTTAGCTTCATGGCGATTTGTCCAGCGGTTAAACCGAGAGCACTTAGCTTCTCTTGATTTGCTACAATCGTGTATTGATCATAAGATTCCTTGAGGCTTGTTTCCCCGTCTTTAAAGTTGGCTTTGTCGGCCTGGACGATTCCAGCGATCTCATCGGCAACCGGCTTCAACTGCTCCAGAGTGTCACCGAAGATATTTACGGTTAGTGTGCTGCCGCCAAGTCCTCCACCGGACGTACCGGACAGATCACCCCACACGCCTTCTGGAACTTCTTTAGTCAAGCCTTCGATTAATTTTTCTTTAACGGTATCAAAATCAGCAGTGTCACTATCATAAGCGACATAGAACAGGCCCGAATTGCCGGAGCCTATTCCGAACGGGCTGCTACCACCGATGGAATATTGCATTTTGTCCAAATGCTGTTGGGCCAATATATATTTCTCGGCCTTCAGTCCCTGTTCCTTCACGTCTTCCAGCCGTTGTCCAGCTTTCGGGGAGTAGGTCAGTGTAATATTCTTCTCTTCTTGGGAAGGCAGGAAGCTGACACCGATCGGTTTGATCAGGAGCAAGCTGCCGGCAAGCAGAAGTACGGCTACCCCGAGCGTAATCAGCTTATGAGAGAGACACCAGTTCAGAATTCTTTGGTAGCCGACGGCCATTCTTCCAGGTTTTTCACTGTGAATCTTCTTGCTGTTCTTAAGTCCATTGCGGAACAGCGTGTGAGCCAATGCTGGAACCAGCGTAATTGCAACTACCAGTGAAGCCAGCAGAGCAAATACCATAGTAAGGGCAAACGGCAGGAACAGTTCACCTACCATACCACTGACAAAAGCAAGTGGCAGGAACACGGCGATCGTTACAATCGTAGAGGATAGGATTGGCACGAACATTTCGCGTGTCGCCGCGCTAATCAATTCCCGACCACGCAGTTTCTCGCCGGATAGCGATAGCCGCCTGAATATATTCTCTATGACGACAATAGAGTCATCGACTACCCGCCCGATGGCTACGGTCATCGCCCCGAGCGT comes from Paenibacillus sp. 19GGS1-52 and encodes:
- a CDS encoding molecular chaperone TorD family protein encodes the protein MTNQTVPLLAVPEALSRWLKSRGLIYQLLVDFFGRKPTLSLVAQWSRKAQMSVAAEMTEGGRELKRYLCSQEPGELMHICEKETFEYKRLMNERAAIVPREAAHMGCADEFCNVLSDVYASAGIVFKKCNGDESDDHIAIELEFMAVLHERMLYNSFSIRSAMELLEIQETFLEEHLLKWTPKFCERLNAATESPLYLGLSHMLEEFLPQDLQMLRIWKASLESSATTMA
- a CDS encoding LysE/ArgO family amino acid transporter encodes the protein MIVAIIHGVILALGLILPLGVQNIFVFNQGALHPKFRSVLPVILTAAMCDTLLIAAAVGGVSLVIISVSWVRPVVYGAGILFLAFMGWKIWRSVPAKRETKLLSLKGQVGYALSVSLLNPHALMDTVGVIGTNSLQYTGGERWAFAVATAGVSWIWFIGLAAAGRMLGKADSTGEAVRLLNVISALLIWGIAFYMGIQLLGSL
- a CDS encoding efflux RND transporter permease subunit gives rise to the protein MKSLINFSLRNKFAIWLLTIIIVFAGLYSGLTMKQETLPNINIPYLSITTIYPGAAPEGVVNDVSKPLEQKLRNVDGVKTLTSTSLENASSITIEFAYGTNLDNATAAVREALNEVTLPENAQKPSITRFSLSSLPVISLSLSTDGSQDLEALTKIAENDIRPALEDLEGVASVQIAGQYVKEVTLKFDQDKLKEYGLTEDTIKGIVQGSSIRVPLGLFEMEKAQKAVVVDGNITTVEDLKNISIPIVPKAAGSGAAGVANTTDVAGTATGASANLGLPTVKLGELATIKVTGKSESISRTNGKESIGIQIVKGNDANTVDVVNSVKDKTEELKQQYKGLDLTVLLDQGKPIEDSVSTMLSKAAFGALFAVIIILVFLRNIRSTIISIISIPLSLLIAILCLRQMDITLNMMTLGAMTVAIGRVVDDSIVVIENIFRRLSLSGEKLRGRELISAATREMFVPILSSTIVTIAVFLPLAFVSGMVGELFLPFALTMVFALLASLVVAITLVPALAHTLFRNGLKNSKKIHSEKPGRMAVGYQRILNWCLSHKLITLGVAVLLLAGSLLLIKPIGVSFLPSQEEKNITLTYSPKAGQRLEDVKEQGLKAEKYILAQQHLDKMQYSIGGSSPFGIGSGNSGLFYVAYDSDTADFDTVKEKLIEGLTKEVPEGVWGDLSGTSGGGLGGSTLTVNIFGDTLEQLKPVADEIAGIVQADKANFKDGETSLKESYDQYTIVANQEKLSALGLTAGQIAMKLSPAGALPVLTEVSVDGKNYNVYIQTDKDTYSSIQEMEDATLTSPLGFTVPIGEVATIKNGTSPDSITRMDGKMKVDVTAEIIATDVNSASNSVKDKIDAMDLPDGVTITFGGVTEQINDTFGQLGIAMAAAIAIVYFVLVVTFGGGLAPFAILFSLPFTVIGALVALLLAGETLNVSSLMGALMLIGIVVTNAIVLIDRVIHKEKEGLSTRQALLEAGGTRLRPILMTALATIGALLPLVTGLENSAGIISKGLGVTVIGGLISSTLLTLVVVPVVYEFLMKFRSKRVEE